One segment of Leptospirillum ferrooxidans C2-3 DNA contains the following:
- the rplI gene encoding 50S ribosomal protein L9 has protein sequence MSKVSVILKQDVEKLGKAGDLVQVSKGFARNFLMPKQLVIEADRHNLELVELHRKQAKERAEKHHQSLLVLAGRLSEMELTLSVKVGDADRLFGSVTAQDIVDGLQKHEIHLDRKQIHLERPIKELGHCVVPVRLGEKVQANLKVELVPSA, from the coding sequence ATGAGCAAAGTTTCTGTCATTTTAAAGCAAGATGTTGAAAAATTGGGAAAAGCTGGGGATCTCGTTCAGGTGTCAAAGGGCTTTGCCAGAAACTTCCTGATGCCCAAGCAGTTGGTCATTGAAGCGGACAGGCATAATCTTGAGCTTGTTGAACTTCATCGGAAGCAGGCCAAGGAGCGTGCCGAGAAACACCATCAGTCACTTCTCGTTCTCGCAGGACGCCTTTCAGAGATGGAGCTTACCCTTTCCGTCAAGGTTGGGGATGCTGACCGTTTGTTCGGTTCGGTTACGGCTCAGGATATTGTCGACGGTTTGCAAAAACACGAGATTCATCTTGATCGCAAACAAATCCATCTCGAGCGTCCCATAAAGGAACTCGGACATTGTGTTGTTCCCGTCAGGCTGGGAGAGAAAGTCCAGGCCAACCTCAAGGTTGAGCTGGTTCCTTCTGCCTGA
- a CDS encoding tRNA modification GTPase, which produces MDQIVALATPLVPGPLGIVRLSGPDLLSTFGKVLSPFPESPTPRHAYLTSVINLDGIPVDEGIVLYFRAPDSFTGEDILEFQMHGNPHSLRKIQNLLISLGARTAKPGEFSYRAFLHKKMTLLKAESLNRMIQAPSYQTYLQGLKNFISPSDDPLARLREDLVALLAHFYVVVDHLDLPDEEAPELSDLLGRMDQILLKLSSMVRDQKRGLKKRSGFTVALVGHPNTGKSSLFNRILGESRAIVSTVPGTTRDVIEGRYQTAFGDVILLDTAGIRVTDDPLEKEGIRMTKSLLKEISLGIFLRTPEDPSPVLLNHTGEFLTVLNKSDLLPKGSLNRFLKELSPAPSVLYPVSSRTGRGLPELLMAIGERARIYYEGGSVNSGGDSSPIRLDLLQRFQRSMRQARIPLSAGQFLESLHRLEQMRREWEDLFGVVSHEEVYDRIFSTFCIGK; this is translated from the coding sequence ATGGACCAGATCGTTGCCCTGGCGACACCCTTGGTTCCCGGTCCCTTGGGGATCGTGCGTCTGTCGGGGCCCGATCTGCTCTCCACCTTTGGGAAGGTTCTTTCTCCCTTTCCGGAATCCCCTACCCCCCGACACGCTTATCTGACTTCTGTTATCAATTTGGACGGGATTCCTGTTGATGAAGGGATTGTTTTGTATTTTCGAGCGCCCGACAGCTTTACAGGGGAAGATATCCTAGAGTTCCAGATGCATGGAAATCCCCATTCTCTCCGCAAAATCCAGAATCTGCTCATTTCCCTTGGTGCCCGTACGGCAAAGCCTGGAGAGTTTTCCTACAGGGCTTTTTTGCACAAGAAGATGACCCTTTTAAAGGCTGAATCCCTGAACAGGATGATTCAGGCTCCTTCCTATCAAACTTATCTGCAGGGTTTAAAAAACTTTATATCTCCTTCGGATGATCCTTTGGCTCGCCTCAGGGAGGATCTGGTCGCCCTTCTGGCTCATTTTTATGTCGTAGTGGATCACCTGGATCTTCCCGATGAGGAAGCTCCTGAGCTTTCAGATCTCCTTGGCCGCATGGACCAGATCCTGCTAAAACTTTCGTCCATGGTACGGGATCAAAAACGGGGGCTGAAAAAGCGATCCGGATTCACCGTCGCTCTTGTCGGCCATCCCAATACCGGGAAATCGAGCCTTTTTAACCGTATTCTCGGAGAGTCGAGAGCAATAGTCTCGACCGTTCCGGGAACAACAAGGGATGTTATCGAAGGTCGCTATCAAACCGCTTTTGGGGATGTGATCCTTCTGGACACAGCGGGCATTCGGGTTACAGATGATCCTCTTGAAAAAGAGGGAATCCGGATGACAAAATCTCTCCTGAAAGAGATTTCTCTTGGGATATTCCTGCGGACTCCCGAAGATCCTTCTCCTGTCTTACTGAACCACACGGGAGAGTTTCTGACAGTCCTGAACAAGTCGGACCTTCTTCCAAAGGGCTCCCTCAACCGTTTTCTAAAGGAGCTTTCTCCTGCTCCTTCCGTCCTTTACCCCGTTTCTTCCAGAACGGGAAGGGGGCTTCCCGAGCTCTTAATGGCAATAGGCGAACGGGCGAGGATCTATTATGAGGGTGGATCCGTAAACTCTGGAGGGGATTCTTCTCCAATCCGACTGGATTTGCTACAGCGTTTTCAACGGTCAATGAGGCAGGCGCGGATTCCGCTTTCTGCAGGCCAGTTTCTCGAGTCACTCCACAGACTTGAGCAAATGCGCAGAGAGTGGGAGGATCTGTTTGGTGTCGTCTCTCATGAAGAAGTTTATGACCGGATCTTTTCAACCTTTTGTATCGGGAAGTAG
- the yidD gene encoding membrane protein insertion efficiency factor YidD, which produces MSPWLAPSCRFEPSCSSYSAEAFRKYPFLKAFRKSLWRILRCNPFHPGGRDDP; this is translated from the coding sequence ATGTCCCCATGGTTGGCTCCATCGTGCCGTTTTGAACCCTCATGCTCATCCTATTCTGCCGAGGCTTTTCGGAAATACCCTTTTTTGAAGGCTTTTCGGAAATCCCTCTGGAGAATCCTCCGGTGCAATCCGTTCCATCCCGGTGGCAGGGACGATCCCTAG
- a CDS encoding putative sulfate/molybdate transporter — protein MERLRLFCAFSKIGLGTFRPRELWGSFFDLWFLVPITGILVDSESGGDARSLGLNFLYLGCAYLMSALIFRTPLPLQPLKVWAFLFLILHPTPMIASISAVLLGILLFLSGQSGLTDRLSRILDDRAIRGVKRAVSIYVTSVGGISLLLWGLHHIPGINLSRFTGSNPGFGPHAPGSLLEVLLLVLPQLPVTLINGILATVREKQTSDTLSEQSRDRLTGNITSCWLGLANLLAGFLGLLPFCHGSGGLRSYRRHDIRTILPSLSSSAVLIALGAILIREKITLPGPAFFALFLAGFLFSEYLIARRGLLKSGVYEKVSKADQQRNPLEIWILSGGMISGLLALGGIPAVMVFLLGMNTVLTISKTNHRLERAPGQGAVLTITENILIPGKIWEAKSDFRPVMKKNRIFTNKRFVEGTITPSLSENKPSTRTNRFNQGIDFPVFADGNALISDPQISSSSPVRGDPEQISTMRSLYRRPREAIDIIPGSILLLFLFFFFVLPCPQSFPKKSKNIPLAQKRLFSGPTRIRAP, from the coding sequence ATGGAACGCTTACGCTTATTTTGCGCTTTTTCAAAAATCGGTCTGGGGACATTCCGGCCCAGGGAATTATGGGGATCGTTCTTCGACCTCTGGTTCCTTGTGCCCATTACCGGAATTCTCGTCGATTCCGAGTCGGGAGGAGATGCCAGAAGTCTGGGTCTGAATTTCCTCTACCTCGGATGCGCCTATCTTATGTCCGCGCTGATCTTCAGAACACCCCTCCCCCTTCAGCCCCTGAAAGTCTGGGCCTTTCTCTTTCTGATCCTGCACCCGACACCCATGATCGCATCCATTTCAGCGGTTCTATTGGGAATATTGCTCTTCCTGTCCGGTCAGTCCGGACTCACCGACAGACTGTCCCGTATTCTGGACGATCGCGCCATCAGGGGAGTGAAACGGGCGGTCTCCATCTATGTCACCAGCGTGGGGGGGATTTCTCTCCTTCTTTGGGGTCTTCATCACATTCCGGGGATCAACCTTTCCCGATTTACGGGATCGAACCCAGGGTTCGGCCCCCATGCACCAGGAAGCCTTCTTGAAGTTCTTCTACTGGTTCTTCCCCAATTGCCGGTCACTCTTATCAATGGAATTCTGGCAACGGTCCGGGAAAAGCAGACATCCGATACTCTTTCCGAACAGTCCAGAGACAGACTGACAGGAAACATCACCTCGTGCTGGCTGGGTCTTGCCAATCTTCTGGCCGGTTTTTTGGGTTTGCTTCCCTTCTGCCACGGCTCCGGGGGTCTCCGCTCTTACCGGAGGCACGATATCCGGACCATTCTTCCGTCTCTTTCTTCATCCGCCGTTCTGATCGCTCTCGGAGCGATTTTGATACGGGAGAAAATCACCTTGCCCGGACCGGCATTTTTCGCCCTTTTCCTCGCCGGATTCCTTTTTTCGGAATATCTCATCGCCCGAAGGGGTCTCCTGAAATCCGGAGTCTACGAGAAGGTCTCAAAGGCCGATCAACAGAGAAACCCTCTTGAGATCTGGATTCTCTCAGGGGGAATGATCTCTGGTCTCCTCGCTCTTGGGGGAATTCCGGCGGTAATGGTTTTTCTTCTGGGAATGAATACGGTCCTGACCATTTCAAAAACAAACCATCGTCTGGAAAGAGCCCCTGGACAAGGAGCCGTCCTGACCATTACAGAAAACATTTTGATCCCGGGAAAAATCTGGGAAGCAAAGAGCGATTTCAGACCGGTCATGAAGAAGAACCGGATCTTTACCAATAAGCGTTTCGTGGAAGGAACAATCACTCCATCCTTGTCTGAAAACAAGCCCTCCACAAGGACCAACCGGTTCAATCAGGGAATCGATTTCCCGGTATTTGCCGACGGGAACGCCCTGATTTCCGATCCCCAGATTTCATCTTCGTCTCCGGTAAGGGGAGATCCGGAACAGATCAGCACCATGAGATCGCTCTATCGTCGCCCAAGAGAAGCGATCGATATCATCCCTGGATCCATTCTCCTTTTGTTCCTCTTTTTCTTCTTTGTCCTGCCCTGCCCCCAATCCTTTCCCAAAAAATCCAAAAACATTCCACTTGCCCAGAAAAGACTCTTCTCGGGACCCACCCGAATCCGCGCTCCATAG
- the rnpA gene encoding ribonuclease P protein component yields MKWVPLRKSQIQEMIRSPSRKISLQECVVFYQPGDALQVSVISGRKLGKAHERNRIRRRIREAIRPLGLISEGQWIFMGRRPAIKVEFLLMQAHLQKALKEILRERPDGSPSV; encoded by the coding sequence TTGAAGTGGGTCCCTCTGCGAAAATCCCAGATTCAGGAGATGATCCGGAGTCCTTCCCGCAAGATCTCCCTCCAGGAATGTGTCGTATTTTATCAGCCAGGTGATGCTTTACAGGTTTCAGTCATCTCCGGCCGCAAGCTTGGCAAAGCTCATGAGAGAAATCGTATCCGCCGCCGGATACGCGAAGCGATCCGGCCTCTTGGACTCATTTCGGAGGGGCAATGGATTTTCATGGGAAGACGTCCGGCCATCAAGGTCGAGTTTCTCCTGATGCAGGCTCACCTGCAGAAAGCCCTGAAGGAGATCCTGCGGGAACGGCCAGACGGGTCTCCATCGGTCTGA
- the yidC gene encoding membrane protein insertase YidC has protein sequence MLKKLLPVVLIVLAFNFLIYTIWEKPKTKDLPPTAQKTLEALSIPMVDDPLTALAPINGSDVHWTVSLKSGQVVGWQLAHYSHISNGKPLELLPRKPGFSSMGLYTKSSGTLIPLYPATITLNGNPLSMTAQSISTGSALLEEKFMVNGNPVTLSLTLPSSGYEVAVAIKNPGKAAVVFGSGENFGLSQITQSYGTEFQGPIHSTEGKMEEVKKDGAFSFDHPLAWLGNEDKYFIGLFANPKGVSLSDIHRSGANSWIQMETLGDATFSVIGEPKRYSLLKAQNPSLIDTIDFGWFMFGRIMFISLIAKPLFLLMTYLHHVFHNYGLAIILVTIIIKLIFSPLAFMSYRSIHQMQTLQPEIKKLQNQYKDDKAALNQALMALYKERRVNPLGGCLPMLVQIPVFVALYNILNNTVELRQAPFMLWIHDLSLKDPYYILPVLMGLTMILQYRLNPASPDPVQQKVMMVVPVIMTFFFLNFPSGLVLYWLVNNMLTILQQYLTTSYLKKQSA, from the coding sequence ATGTTAAAAAAACTCCTTCCGGTTGTCTTGATCGTTCTGGCTTTCAATTTTCTGATCTATACCATCTGGGAAAAACCAAAAACCAAGGATCTTCCTCCTACCGCACAAAAAACATTGGAAGCCCTTTCGATCCCGATGGTTGATGATCCATTGACGGCACTAGCCCCGATCAATGGCTCCGATGTCCACTGGACCGTTTCCCTGAAATCCGGACAGGTTGTCGGTTGGCAACTGGCCCATTATTCTCACATTTCCAATGGTAAACCGCTGGAACTTCTTCCCCGGAAACCCGGTTTCTCTTCCATGGGGCTTTACACCAAATCTTCCGGAACACTGATTCCTCTTTATCCGGCCACGATCACCCTCAACGGAAATCCTCTTTCCATGACCGCCCAGTCGATTTCGACCGGATCGGCGCTTCTTGAAGAAAAGTTCATGGTGAACGGGAACCCCGTCACATTGTCATTGACGCTTCCTTCATCCGGATATGAAGTCGCTGTCGCAATCAAAAACCCCGGCAAGGCGGCCGTTGTATTCGGGTCGGGCGAGAATTTCGGCCTTTCGCAAATTACCCAGAGCTACGGAACGGAGTTTCAGGGCCCAATTCACTCGACCGAAGGGAAGATGGAAGAGGTCAAGAAGGACGGAGCTTTTTCTTTTGATCATCCCCTTGCATGGCTTGGAAACGAGGACAAGTACTTTATCGGGCTTTTCGCAAATCCAAAGGGAGTTTCCCTTTCCGATATCCATCGCTCGGGAGCAAACTCCTGGATTCAGATGGAAACACTGGGAGACGCTACCTTTTCCGTTATCGGTGAACCCAAAAGATACTCGCTTCTAAAAGCCCAAAACCCTTCGCTGATTGATACGATCGATTTCGGATGGTTCATGTTTGGCCGGATCATGTTCATCAGTCTCATTGCCAAACCGCTTTTTCTCCTGATGACCTATCTTCACCATGTTTTTCATAATTATGGTCTGGCGATCATTCTGGTGACGATCATCATCAAGCTGATCTTTTCTCCACTGGCGTTCATGAGTTATCGAAGCATTCACCAGATGCAGACACTTCAGCCAGAAATCAAGAAACTCCAGAATCAGTATAAAGACGACAAGGCAGCCCTCAATCAGGCTTTAATGGCGCTTTATAAGGAACGGCGGGTCAATCCCCTTGGCGGATGTTTGCCAATGTTGGTCCAGATCCCTGTTTTCGTCGCCCTTTATAATATTCTGAACAATACGGTGGAGCTTCGTCAGGCCCCCTTTATGCTCTGGATCCATGATCTTTCCCTGAAGGATCCTTACTATATCCTTCCTGTACTGATGGGTTTGACAATGATTCTCCAATACCGTCTGAATCCGGCCTCTCCGGATCCTGTACAGCAGAAAGTCATGATGGTCGTTCCTGTCATCATGACTTTTTTCTTCTTGAATTTTCCGTCTGGACTTGTTCTTTATTGGCTGGTCAACAATATGCTGACGATCCTTCAGCAATATCTGACGACGAGTTACCTGAAAAAACAGTCCGCCTGA
- the rpmH gene encoding 50S ribosomal protein L34 — protein MSITFKPSNLRRKRTHGFMKRMSTPQGRNVIKRRRAKGRHRLTV, from the coding sequence ATGTCCATTACATTCAAGCCGAGCAATCTTCGGCGCAAGAGAACACATGGTTTTATGAAGAGAATGTCCACGCCACAGGGACGCAATGTGATCAAAAGACGCAGGGCAAAGGGTCGTCATCGCCTGACCGTTTGA